From Streptomyces sp. NBC_00683, one genomic window encodes:
- a CDS encoding serine hydrolase domain-containing protein: MHVLARRRRDLLALSGLAAVLIAASTGMPAVAKPQRTDPLQQQVDAIHDTGTVGVSAEVTSPGTHDTARAGTAGTGTRRPMPRNGRFRIGSATKTFTAAVVLQLVGEGRMSLEDTVEQWLPGVVRGNGNDGSRITVRQLLQHTSGIRDVGPEIAALNSADGYRAERFRTYTPEELVRTAMRHTPKFSPGKGWSYSNTNYVLAAMIIHKVSGRSWAQEVRDRVIRPLGLRDTSTPGTFPFILGPHAHAYATFGTDTGTDVTALDSSMAVGAGSIISTTHDLNRFYAALLGGRLLAPAQLDEMTATEPAPELGVNYGLGLAEIPLSCGGSYFGHRGELLGYVTWAGTTRHGTRTAVVYGTSDGNRDTQRAMTTLVDRQLCRTSS; encoded by the coding sequence ATGCACGTGTTAGCAAGGCGTCGGCGGGACCTGCTCGCCCTGAGCGGTCTGGCCGCGGTCCTCATCGCCGCATCGACCGGGATGCCGGCGGTCGCGAAACCCCAGCGGACCGATCCGCTCCAACAGCAGGTGGACGCGATCCACGACACCGGGACCGTCGGTGTGTCCGCCGAGGTGACGTCACCGGGCACACATGACACCGCGCGTGCGGGGACGGCCGGGACGGGCACCAGGAGGCCGATGCCACGCAACGGCAGGTTCCGGATCGGCAGCGCCACCAAGACCTTCACCGCCGCAGTCGTGCTGCAACTCGTCGGCGAGGGACGGATGTCCCTGGAGGACACCGTCGAGCAGTGGCTGCCCGGAGTGGTCCGGGGCAACGGCAACGACGGCAGCCGGATCACTGTGCGGCAGCTGCTGCAGCACACCAGCGGCATCCGTGATGTCGGGCCGGAGATAGCCGCGCTGAACAGCGCGGACGGCTACCGGGCCGAGCGGTTCCGCACCTACACCCCCGAGGAGTTGGTGAGGACGGCGATGCGGCACACGCCCAAGTTCTCCCCGGGCAAGGGCTGGTCCTACTCCAACACCAACTACGTTCTCGCCGCGATGATCATTCACAAGGTCAGCGGCCGGAGTTGGGCTCAGGAGGTGAGGGACCGGGTCATCCGACCGCTGGGCTTGAGGGACACGAGTACGCCCGGCACCTTCCCGTTCATCCTGGGCCCGCACGCTCATGCCTACGCCACGTTCGGCACCGACACAGGCACCGACGTCACGGCACTCGATTCGAGTATGGCCGTCGGCGCCGGCTCGATCATCAGCACCACGCACGACCTCAACCGGTTCTACGCCGCGCTGCTCGGCGGCCGGCTGCTGGCTCCGGCGCAACTCGACGAGATGACGGCCACCGAGCCCGCGCCCGAGCTGGGTGTGAACTACGGACTCGGTCTGGCCGAGATCCCGTTGTCCTGTGGCGGCAGCTACTTCGGTCACCGGGGCGAACTGCTCGGCTACGTCACCTGGGCCGGCACCACCCGGCACGGGACCCGGACCGCCGTGGTGTACGGCACCAGCGACGGCAACCGGGACACCCAGCGGGCCATGACCACACTCGTGGACCGGCAACTGTGCCGGACCAGTTCCTAG